From the genome of Psychroserpens ponticola, one region includes:
- a CDS encoding PQQ-dependent sugar dehydrogenase: protein MLCYNRILNFKILFFIGLFSLSFLNAFGQLPLGYTASEVQNNYNTIMGVVFNEDGTKMFVWEKRGHVYVSNWNGTQYIKQATPVLDISDEVGDWRDFGYQSFCLDPDFETNGLVYMYYMVDREHLMNFGTPSYDANDNDYYEATISRVTRYQLNIGSNPLTTNYNSRAVLLGESVSTGVPLTHESHAGGTVIFANDGTLLVSTGDNASYNSVDTGSANETYWQQAINDGILRPEENVGAFRAQMITSLCGKVLRLDPNTGDGVPSNPHYNVSDPRLPESRMWAMGLRHPFRMSIQPNSGSTNPADGNPGIIQVADVGWGTWEDLHIFDKGGLNGGWPLYEGLTKHNGYYNSGTTNPDEGNILFVNNCPQPTNFTDNANPALRRFVHDRPEVAWKHGGSNEARVPWFNGTAPTDPRVGTASSPTTGIQFRGNTAIAGIYIDGNALGSSMNGKYLFTDYVRNWINVATLTDGTLNWISDISELAPINFGDGIVHMMQNPLDGFIYYVNIFNGTLYKISFEGPTWTVEPTDLTLECDTVSNPSEEFNNWLASFSGTVLCGNVSLTNDNSGLNILCGSSASETVTFTLADDCGNEITKQATFTIEDTSNPTFIEALPSNVTVECDNISTAVILTASDTCGTASVSFSESTAEGTCSGAYTITRTWIATDECLNATTHVQTLTVEDNTDPIWNQIPTDMTVLCSANNQIEYDNWLNSFSGTDSCGTVLVFSDAPAIISCPDSVLVTFVLTDNCSNTSIGSATFTVEDTLDIPIIEDANIIMYPNPTEKYVFITGLKGESILEVYNITGQKVMTSKIINGRQIEFDLNSGLYLVKIISGTKTDIKKLIVK, encoded by the coding sequence ATGTTATGCTATAATCGTATTCTAAATTTTAAGATTCTCTTTTTTATTGGTCTTTTTTCACTTTCATTTTTAAATGCTTTTGGACAATTACCACTTGGATATACAGCTTCCGAAGTTCAAAATAATTACAACACTATTATGGGTGTTGTTTTTAATGAAGATGGTACAAAAATGTTTGTTTGGGAAAAAAGAGGTCACGTATATGTCTCCAATTGGAACGGAACTCAATATATAAAGCAAGCCACTCCTGTTCTTGATATTTCTGATGAAGTTGGAGATTGGAGAGATTTTGGATATCAAAGCTTTTGCCTTGATCCAGATTTTGAAACCAACGGTTTAGTTTATATGTATTATATGGTTGACAGAGAGCATCTAATGAATTTTGGAACTCCGAGTTATGATGCCAATGACAATGATTATTATGAAGCTACAATTAGCCGAGTTACACGCTACCAATTAAACATAGGTAGTAATCCATTGACTACAAATTACAATTCAAGAGCTGTTCTTTTAGGAGAATCTGTTTCAACAGGAGTGCCTTTAACTCACGAATCTCATGCTGGTGGAACTGTAATATTTGCCAATGATGGCACATTACTAGTGTCTACAGGTGATAATGCCAGTTACAATTCTGTCGATACAGGAAGTGCTAATGAAACGTATTGGCAACAAGCTATTAACGATGGCATTTTGCGACCTGAGGAAAATGTTGGTGCATTTAGAGCTCAAATGATTACATCGCTTTGTGGTAAAGTATTACGCTTAGATCCTAATACAGGTGATGGTGTACCTTCAAATCCGCATTATAATGTATCAGATCCGCGTTTACCAGAATCTAGAATGTGGGCAATGGGTTTACGTCATCCATTTAGAATGTCAATTCAACCTAATAGTGGAAGTACTAATCCTGCCGATGGAAATCCTGGTATTATTCAAGTGGCTGATGTAGGTTGGGGAACTTGGGAAGATTTACACATTTTTGATAAAGGTGGACTAAATGGTGGTTGGCCTTTGTATGAAGGTTTAACGAAACATAATGGCTATTATAATAGTGGAACAACAAATCCAGATGAAGGAAATATACTCTTTGTAAATAATTGTCCGCAGCCAACAAATTTTACCGATAATGCAAATCCTGCTTTAAGACGTTTTGTTCACGACAGACCAGAAGTCGCTTGGAAACATGGCGGAAGTAATGAAGCTCGTGTGCCTTGGTTTAATGGTACAGCACCAACAGATCCTCGAGTAGGTACTGCAAGCTCACCAACTACTGGAATTCAGTTTAGAGGAAATACTGCCATAGCAGGAATTTATATCGATGGAAATGCGTTAGGTAGTAGTATGAATGGGAAGTATTTATTTACAGATTATGTGCGTAATTGGATAAATGTGGCAACACTAACAGATGGAACACTCAATTGGATAAGTGATATTTCTGAATTGGCTCCAATAAACTTTGGTGATGGAATTGTGCATATGATGCAAAATCCGCTAGATGGGTTTATCTATTATGTTAATATTTTTAATGGAACTTTATATAAGATATCTTTTGAAGGACCAACATGGACAGTCGAACCTACTGATTTAACTTTAGAATGTGATACAGTTTCTAATCCTTCAGAGGAATTTAATAATTGGTTAGCTAGCTTTTCAGGTACTGTTTTATGTGGAAATGTATCGCTTACAAATGATAATTCAGGGCTAAATATTTTATGTGGTTCATCGGCTTCAGAAACTGTAACTTTTACTTTAGCTGATGACTGCGGAAATGAAATCACAAAACAAGCTACATTTACTATAGAAGACACTAGTAATCCAACGTTTATTGAAGCTTTACCATCAAACGTAACTGTAGAGTGTGATAACATTTCAACAGCTGTAATACTAACTGCAAGTGATACTTGTGGAACAGCCTCAGTGTCTTTTTCAGAAAGTACTGCAGAAGGAACATGTTCAGGAGCATATACAATCACAAGAACCTGGATAGCAACAGACGAATGTCTTAATGCAACTACTCACGTACAAACGTTAACGGTTGAAGATAATACAGATCCTATTTGGAATCAAATACCAACAGATATGACAGTGCTTTGTTCTGCTAATAATCAAATTGAATACGACAATTGGCTTAATAGTTTTTCAGGAACTGATAGTTGTGGAACTGTACTAGTATTTAGTGATGCACCAGCAATTATTTCATGTCCAGATTCTGTGTTGGTAACATTTGTGTTAACAGATAACTGCTCAAACACATCTATTGGTTCAGCAACATTTACAGTTGAAGACACACTAGACATTCCAATCATTGAGGATGCAAATATTATTATGTACCCTAATCCAACTGAAAAGTATGTTTTTATAACAGGGTTAAAAGGAGAGAGCATACTTGAGGTTTATAATATCACTGGTCAAAAGGTAATGACAAGTAAAATAATTAATGGAAGGCAAATTGAATTTGATTTGAATTCAGGCCTTTATTTGGTGAAAATAATATCGGGAACCAAAACAGATATAAAGAAATTAATTGTTAAATAA
- a CDS encoding S8 family serine peptidase: MKKSTLKIHVVLALCLCISSNLFAQTPVQKKAIADSYDQELLADLAIKYSRTFKEDFEAAKAYAAANNIPVYIHKENGGISVLHKVLEDGTLLYTSTTNQGAARTIKTNKLYPGPSPLDLEIEGDGIVMGIWDGGLVLSTHEMLEGRVVQIDDAITLSEHATHVSGTMISSGVQQSSAKGMAPKATLLASDFGNAFSEMIDQAAAGLILSNHSYGTNINAVPVQHLGAYTNQSRTLDQLLFNTPYYTTVWSAGNDRNDGFNPGDNGYDLLTDTANSKNNIVVAAVNQVNNYTGPESVVMSNFSSWGPTDDGRIKPDISAKGVDTYSSISSANDAYGFLSGTSMAAPSVTGTLALLQELYSDIHGDFMKSATVRALIIQTALEAGLEPGPDFRFGWGLLNAEAAAQALLDEGFESLINERTLSNSDTYTKTVTSNGVDPLVVTIAWTDPPAITTTIEDDPNPRLINDLNLELEDAGGILHYPWKFVPGFTSSPPFKGVNNIDNVEKVEIDVPAGDYIIRVSHVGTLLNGSQDYSLIATGILESDFTYTPDNISKEICSDQVAQYEFNYESSDTYTGPTTLTASGLPAGAVATFTPSVITADEDFILEISGLGAVSGGNYPFTVIATGPSFVKETDLELEVLSAIPLNNAVLEYPNNGDTNVYIYPTLTWDGDVNATEYFVEVSSASDFSTIVFESTTTETNIAASGLVDNTQYYWRVKPASECLEGSYTNASFTTENLSCSSIVSAQDTPLAITLVPNEIQSVVTIPPSENVLIGDINVTVLMNHSYLADLTISLISPEGTEVILMNGACGEEQNINVIFDDSGIEFECADATPSISGVMRGQNLMSPFINENSEGDWTLKIVDSYDGDGGVLANFAIEFCETAGPLSIADNTLEGFELFPNPAKDYFEFSLQNQFSNVRLGVYDINGRALISKSFNSQERKIVDTTSLSAGIYLVEINSGNQKGVKKLIIK, translated from the coding sequence ATGAAAAAAAGTACATTAAAAATACATGTCGTACTTGCACTATGTTTGTGTATTTCTTCAAATTTATTTGCGCAAACACCTGTACAAAAAAAAGCAATTGCAGATTCTTATGATCAAGAATTATTAGCTGATCTTGCTATTAAATATTCAAGAACTTTTAAAGAAGATTTTGAAGCCGCTAAGGCATATGCTGCCGCAAATAATATTCCAGTTTATATTCATAAAGAAAATGGAGGAATATCAGTATTGCATAAAGTATTAGAAGATGGTACCTTGCTTTATACATCTACAACTAATCAAGGTGCTGCAAGAACAATAAAAACAAATAAGTTGTATCCTGGTCCAAGTCCTTTAGATTTAGAAATTGAAGGAGATGGTATTGTTATGGGAATTTGGGATGGTGGATTGGTATTATCTACTCACGAAATGCTTGAAGGTAGAGTCGTACAAATTGATGATGCAATTACACTTAGTGAGCATGCAACACATGTGTCTGGTACTATGATTAGTTCAGGAGTTCAACAATCGTCTGCAAAAGGTATGGCGCCTAAAGCAACGTTGCTTGCTAGTGATTTTGGGAATGCCTTTTCAGAAATGATAGATCAAGCTGCTGCAGGACTTATTTTATCTAATCATTCCTATGGTACAAATATTAATGCTGTTCCTGTACAACATTTAGGAGCTTATACTAATCAATCTAGAACTTTAGATCAGCTACTATTTAACACACCTTATTATACAACGGTTTGGTCTGCAGGTAATGATAGAAATGATGGTTTTAATCCAGGTGACAATGGGTATGATCTTTTAACCGATACTGCTAATTCAAAAAACAATATCGTTGTTGCTGCTGTTAATCAAGTTAATAATTATACTGGTCCAGAAAGTGTGGTGATGTCAAACTTTAGTAGTTGGGGACCAACAGATGATGGAAGAATTAAGCCAGATATTTCTGCAAAGGGAGTTGATACCTATTCTTCAATCTCTAGTGCAAATGATGCTTATGGTTTTTTAAGTGGTACCTCTATGGCTGCTCCAAGTGTTACTGGTACTTTAGCTTTATTACAAGAACTTTATAGTGATATTCATGGTGATTTTATGAAATCTGCGACAGTAAGAGCGTTAATTATTCAAACTGCTTTAGAAGCAGGTTTAGAGCCAGGACCAGATTTTAGATTTGGTTGGGGTTTATTAAATGCTGAAGCTGCTGCTCAAGCACTATTAGACGAAGGCTTTGAATCACTAATCAATGAACGTACATTGTCGAATTCTGATACTTACACTAAAACTGTTACATCTAATGGTGTTGATCCTTTAGTCGTAACAATTGCATGGACAGATCCTCCCGCAATTACTACAACTATTGAAGATGATCCAAATCCAAGATTAATAAACGATTTAAATCTAGAGTTAGAAGATGCAGGCGGAATCCTACATTATCCTTGGAAATTTGTTCCAGGTTTTACTTCAAGCCCACCTTTTAAAGGTGTTAATAATATTGATAATGTTGAAAAAGTTGAGATTGATGTTCCTGCTGGAGATTATATCATTAGAGTATCTCATGTTGGTACTTTACTTAATGGCTCTCAAGATTATTCTCTGATTGCTACTGGTATTTTAGAATCTGATTTCACATACACACCAGATAATATTAGTAAAGAAATATGTTCGGACCAAGTTGCACAATATGAATTTAACTATGAATCAAGTGATACTTATACTGGACCAACAACTTTAACTGCTAGTGGTTTACCTGCTGGAGCTGTTGCTACTTTTACACCTTCAGTAATTACTGCTGATGAAGATTTTATACTTGAAATTTCTGGTTTAGGTGCTGTAAGTGGTGGAAACTATCCTTTTACAGTAATAGCAACTGGACCATCATTTGTAAAAGAAACTGATTTGGAATTAGAAGTTTTAAGCGCTATTCCTTTAAATAATGCTGTTTTAGAATATCCAAATAATGGAGATACTAATGTTTATATTTATCCTACATTAACTTGGGATGGAGATGTGAATGCTACAGAATATTTCGTTGAAGTGTCTTCTGCATCTGATTTTTCTACAATTGTTTTTGAATCTACAACAACTGAAACTAATATAGCTGCTTCTGGATTAGTCGATAACACACAGTATTATTGGAGAGTTAAACCGGCATCTGAGTGTCTTGAAGGCAGCTATACTAATGCATCTTTTACTACTGAAAACTTAAGTTGTTCTTCTATAGTTTCTGCTCAAGATACACCATTAGCTATAACTCTTGTACCTAATGAAATTCAATCTGTTGTCACGATACCTCCAAGTGAGAATGTTTTAATAGGAGATATTAATGTTACTGTTCTTATGAACCATTCATATTTAGCAGATTTAACAATAAGTTTAATCAGTCCTGAAGGAACTGAAGTGATTTTAATGAATGGAGCTTGTGGTGAAGAACAAAATATAAATGTAATTTTTGACGATAGCGGAATTGAATTTGAATGTGCTGATGCAACTCCATCTATATCTGGTGTGATGAGAGGTCAAAATTTAATGTCACCTTTTATTAATGAAAATTCAGAAGGAGATTGGACTTTAAAAATTGTGGATAGCTATGATGGTGATGGTGGTGTTTTAGCCAATTTTGCAATTGAATTTTGCGAAACTGCAGGACCTCTAAGTATTGCAGATAACACATTAGAAGGATTTGAATTATTTCCAAATCCAGCAAAAGATTATTTCGAATTCTCGTTACAAAATCAATTTAGTAATGTAAGACTCGGTGTATATGATATTAATGGTAGAGCGTTAATTTCTAAATCGTTTAATAGTCAGGAAAGAAAAATTGTTGATACGACAAGTTTATCTGCTGGAATTTATTTAGTAGAAATCAATAGTGGTAATCAAAAAGGAGTAAAGAAGTTAATTATTAAATAA
- a CDS encoding sulfite exporter TauE/SafE family protein, with protein MDIQQLLGYFGALLIGVVLGLVGGGGSILTVPILVYLMFINPVTATAYSLFIVGVSAFVGAIRNIQKGLVDFKTAIVFAIPAFIAVYTTRRYLMPAIPEELFSIDSFIMTKNIAIMLFFALIMLVASISMIRNKRSDLDEETVITYNFPLIIIEGIVVGVLTGIVGAGGGFLIIPALVLLAKLPMKKAVATSLLIIAIKSLIGFIGDVENLEIDWSFLLTFTGLSIIGIFLGIYLSKFIEGKKLKKGFGWFVLLMAVYILWKELS; from the coding sequence ATGGATATACAACAATTGTTAGGATATTTTGGAGCACTTTTAATTGGTGTTGTTTTAGGCCTTGTTGGAGGTGGAGGCTCTATTTTAACCGTTCCGATTTTAGTGTATTTAATGTTTATTAATCCAGTAACTGCTACTGCTTATTCTTTATTTATTGTTGGAGTTTCTGCTTTTGTTGGTGCCATTAGAAATATACAAAAAGGATTAGTAGATTTTAAAACGGCAATTGTATTTGCAATTCCTGCTTTTATCGCAGTTTATACTACACGTAGATATTTAATGCCAGCTATTCCCGAAGAATTGTTTTCAATTGATTCATTTATTATGACCAAAAACATTGCAATCATGCTGTTTTTCGCTTTAATAATGTTAGTCGCTTCTATTTCAATGATTAGAAACAAACGAAGCGATTTAGATGAAGAAACAGTAATTACATATAACTTTCCATTAATAATAATTGAAGGTATCGTTGTAGGTGTTTTAACTGGAATTGTTGGTGCTGGTGGCGGATTTTTAATTATTCCAGCTTTAGTATTACTAGCAAAATTACCAATGAAAAAAGCCGTTGCAACATCACTATTAATAATTGCAATTAAATCACTTATTGGCTTTATTGGTGACGTTGAGAATTTAGAAATCGATTGGTCGTTTTTATTAACTTTTACGGGTTTATCTATTATTGGTATTTTTCTAGGAATCTATTTATCAAAGTTTATAGAGGGAAAAAAATTAAAGAAAGGTTTCGGTTGGTTTGTTTTGTTAATGGCTGTTTACATTCTTTGGAAAGAACTATCATAA
- the dnaN gene encoding DNA polymerase III subunit beta — MKFIVSSTYLLKQLQVLGGVINNSNTLPILDNFLFELKESKLTVSASDLETTMSSTLDVESDQDGSIALPARLLLDTLKTFPEQPLTFVVEDNNTVEISSNHGKYALAYADGNEFPKAIELDNPSTTTIAGDILATAISKTIFAAGNDDLRPVMSGVFFQFSTEGLTFVATDAHKLVKYTREDIKADQVAEFIMPKKPLNLLKGILATNDDALTIEYNDSNAKFTFENSVLVCRLIDGKYPNYEAVIPKENPNMLTIDRTQFLNSVRRVSIFSNKTTHQIRLKIAGSELNISAEDIDYSNKAEERLTCDYQGDDMQIGFNSRFLTEMLNNLNADQVQLEMSLPNRAGILTPVDGLDEGEQVTMLVMPVMLNN, encoded by the coding sequence ATGAAATTTATTGTATCCAGTACATATTTACTAAAACAACTACAAGTATTAGGTGGTGTTATTAATAATTCTAATACACTTCCTATTTTAGATAACTTTCTTTTTGAACTTAAAGAGTCAAAACTTACAGTATCTGCTAGTGATCTTGAAACCACAATGTCATCTACTTTAGATGTAGAAAGCGATCAAGATGGAAGTATTGCATTGCCAGCCCGATTACTTTTAGATACATTAAAGACCTTTCCTGAGCAACCTTTAACTTTTGTTGTTGAAGACAACAATACTGTTGAAATCAGTTCAAATCATGGTAAGTATGCATTAGCTTATGCTGATGGAAATGAGTTTCCAAAGGCTATTGAGCTTGACAATCCTAGTACAACGACTATTGCAGGAGACATTTTAGCAACTGCTATAAGCAAAACTATTTTTGCTGCAGGAAACGACGATTTACGTCCAGTAATGAGTGGTGTGTTTTTTCAGTTTTCTACAGAAGGGTTAACTTTTGTTGCCACAGATGCACATAAACTTGTCAAATATACACGTGAAGATATAAAAGCAGATCAAGTTGCAGAATTCATTATGCCTAAAAAACCTTTAAATCTTTTAAAAGGAATTTTAGCAACTAATGATGACGCTTTAACAATTGAGTATAATGATTCTAATGCTAAATTCACTTTTGAAAATTCGGTATTGGTTTGTCGCTTAATTGATGGAAAGTATCCAAATTATGAAGCGGTCATTCCTAAGGAGAATCCAAATATGCTAACTATTGATAGAACTCAGTTTTTAAATTCCGTACGTCGTGTGAGTATTTTTTCAAATAAAACAACGCATCAAATTCGTTTAAAAATTGCTGGTTCAGAATTAAATATTTCTGCTGAAGATATTGATTACTCGAACAAAGCAGAAGAACGTTTAACTTGTGATTATCAAGGTGATGATATGCAGATTGGTTTTAACTCTCGTTTCTTAACTGAAATGTTAAACAACTTAAATGCAGATCAAGTACAATTAGAAATGAGTTTACCAAACAGAGCAGGGATTTTAACTCCTGTTGACGGTTTAGATGAAGGTGAACAAGTAACGATGTTGGTAATGCCAGTAATGTTAAATAACTAA
- a CDS encoding Crp/Fnr family transcriptional regulator, with the protein MLEELKTNYGYLFEDELLKEISNVGAYKEIPEGFQLISIGDYIKSMPLLLSGAIKILREDSKGEELILYFIEQGDTCAMTLSCCLGNSKSEIMAVAETDAKLIMIPVQKMEQWLGKYKSWQKFILQSYHDRMTELLQAIDTIAFLKLDERLFLYLKDKAMVNHNDVIHVTHQEIAQDLHTSRVVISRLLKKLAINGKIELQRNNIKIIDL; encoded by the coding sequence ATGTTAGAAGAATTAAAGACAAATTACGGCTATTTATTTGAAGATGAATTACTTAAAGAGATAAGCAATGTAGGTGCATATAAAGAAATACCTGAAGGATTTCAACTGATCTCAATTGGAGATTATATTAAATCTATGCCACTTTTACTAAGTGGAGCAATTAAAATTTTAAGAGAAGATTCTAAAGGAGAAGAACTTATTTTATATTTTATTGAGCAAGGAGACACGTGTGCCATGACCTTATCTTGTTGTTTAGGAAATTCTAAAAGTGAAATTATGGCTGTTGCTGAAACAGATGCCAAACTTATTATGATTCCTGTTCAAAAAATGGAGCAGTGGTTAGGTAAATATAAAAGCTGGCAAAAATTTATTTTGCAGAGTTATCATGATCGTATGACAGAATTACTTCAAGCTATCGATACCATTGCTTTTTTAAAACTAGATGAACGTTTATTTTTATATTTAAAAGATAAAGCAATGGTTAATCATAATGATGTCATACATGTAACTCATCAAGAAATTGCTCAAGATCTTCATACGTCACGTGTCGTAATATCGAGATTACTAAAAAAATTAGCGATTAATGGTAAAATCGAGCTACAGAGAAATAACATTAAAATTATAGATCTATAA
- a CDS encoding TPMT family class I SAM-dependent methyltransferase: MKIFNESYWDNRYKSQDIGWDLGEISKPLKAYIDQLNNKSIKILIPGGGNSYEAEYIFKKGFENVFVVDLSKTALDNVLNRVPEFPKHQLIQGNFFDLEQTFDLIIEQTFFCALHPSLRFKYVAKMNNILSDKGKLVGLLFNMPLCNDHPPFGGSKQEYLEYFVSCFNIRLMDKAFNSHRSRANKELFFILEKKTNDN; the protein is encoded by the coding sequence ATGAAAATATTCAATGAATCATATTGGGACAATCGCTATAAATCTCAAGATATAGGTTGGGATTTAGGCGAAATTTCAAAGCCATTAAAAGCTTACATAGATCAACTCAATAATAAGTCTATTAAGATCTTAATTCCTGGAGGTGGCAATTCTTATGAAGCTGAATACATATTCAAAAAAGGGTTTGAAAACGTTTTTGTGGTAGACCTCTCAAAAACGGCTTTAGATAACGTATTAAACAGAGTTCCAGAGTTTCCAAAACACCAATTAATTCAAGGTAACTTTTTTGATTTAGAACAGACTTTCGATTTAATTATAGAACAAACCTTTTTTTGTGCGTTACATCCTAGTTTGAGATTCAAATATGTGGCAAAAATGAACAATATATTGTCTGATAAGGGCAAACTAGTTGGTTTATTATTTAATATGCCATTATGCAATGATCATCCTCCATTTGGTGGTTCTAAACAAGAATATCTTGAATATTTTGTCAGTTGTTTTAACATACGATTAATGGATAAAGCTTTCAATTCACATAGGTCAAGAGCAAATAAAGAATTGTTTTTTATTTTGGAAAAAAAAACAAATGACAATTAA
- a CDS encoding DUF4870 domain-containing protein, which produces MRQDNQLIVLTHLSQLLTFITGFGGLLVPLVIWLTQKENVYKMDEQGKHILNFQISMLVYSLICIPLILALGLGIVGLLILCFLSFIYPIINAIKASHGETPKYPLSLNFIS; this is translated from the coding sequence ATGAGACAAGATAATCAACTTATAGTTTTAACACATTTAAGCCAATTACTAACCTTTATTACAGGTTTTGGTGGATTGTTAGTACCATTAGTTATTTGGCTTACTCAAAAAGAAAATGTATACAAAATGGATGAACAAGGAAAACATATTTTAAACTTCCAGATTAGTATGCTAGTTTATAGCTTAATATGTATCCCATTAATATTGGCATTGGGATTAGGTATTGTAGGATTATTAATCTTATGCTTTTTGTCATTTATCTATCCAATTATAAATGCTATTAAAGCAAGCCATGGAGAAACACCAAAATATCCTTTATCTCTTAATTTTATTAGTTAG
- a CDS encoding LacI family DNA-binding transcriptional regulator, producing MITLKQLAEQLNVSISTVSKALHNSEEISPDTIVRVKALAKHLNYKPNKVAISLKNSKTNTIGVIIPDILNHFFAKALLAIEKEASKQGYNIITCLSNEKKTKEINSLNLLSNGSVDGFIMSIAEETQVANNVDHINAILLQNIPVVLFDRVSDNIACDKVIIDDFGAAYEATKHLLSEGRKHIVLIGDIQDLSVGKLRVNGYAEALKETSNYINEPVVVSINKDNLIDETIQDVFKKHPSVDGIISIDNTSGVVALQKAQKLNYNIPKDLSIIGFSDENVLQFTDPKLTTISQHTLDIGKASVKLLLDRLNNKKQIASKTKTIKTKLVLRGTTK from the coding sequence ATGATTACACTTAAACAATTAGCAGAACAATTAAACGTATCAATTTCTACTGTTTCAAAAGCATTGCACAATAGTGAAGAAATAAGTCCAGATACTATTGTACGTGTTAAGGCACTTGCAAAACACCTTAATTATAAACCTAATAAGGTCGCTATTAGTCTTAAAAACAGTAAAACAAATACAATAGGAGTAATTATACCTGATATTCTGAATCACTTTTTTGCAAAAGCACTTTTAGCAATCGAAAAGGAAGCATCTAAACAAGGTTATAACATTATTACATGTTTGTCTAACGAAAAAAAGACTAAAGAAATTAATAGCCTTAATTTATTATCAAATGGAAGTGTAGATGGTTTTATAATGTCTATTGCTGAAGAAACTCAGGTTGCAAACAATGTAGACCATATTAATGCCATTCTTCTTCAAAATATACCAGTTGTTTTATTTGATCGCGTTTCAGATAATATTGCATGTGATAAAGTAATTATTGATGATTTCGGAGCCGCTTATGAAGCCACCAAACATTTACTTTCTGAAGGTAGAAAACATATTGTTTTAATTGGTGATATTCAAGATTTAAGCGTTGGTAAACTAAGGGTTAACGGTTATGCTGAAGCTTTAAAAGAAACATCAAATTATATAAACGAACCTGTTGTTGTTTCAATAAATAAAGACAATTTGATTGATGAAACGATTCAAGATGTCTTTAAAAAACACCCTTCAGTAGATGGCATTATTTCAATTGATAATACGTCTGGTGTTGTTGCACTTCAAAAGGCTCAAAAATTGAATTACAATATTCCTAAAGACCTATCTATAATTGGTTTTTCTGATGAGAATGTACTTCAGTTTACCGATCCAAAATTGACTACTATTTCTCAGCATACTTTAGATATTGGTAAAGCATCTGTAAAACTTCTTCTTGATCGATTAAATAATAAAAAACAAATAGCATCTAAAACTAAAACAATTAAAACCAAGTTGGTATTAAGAGGTACAACAAAATAA